The region CGAACAGAATTTGTGGGTGTGTACTATCCGCCGCAATGTATAAATTTGCCTTGGCTGCCGCATCACCGTAAGCCTCTACGATAGTTTTGGTTTCCGTCGTGAGGTCGACGATCGGCACATGGTATTTGGTGGCAACCTCTTTCATCGCTGCTGGGTAATTGCCACGTTCATAGATCTCGCCGTTCTTGACACCCACATTGTGGCGGCCTTCTGGTTTGATCGTCGTGCCTTCAAAGTATTTGCGTACAATCGGCGTCATCAGAATGGGGTATGCGCCTTTCGCTTTAATCGCAGTGATATATCTTTTCAAAAATTGATAGTACGAATGCTCAGATTTATCTACTGTCGGATCAATCGCATCCGGCGAACCTGCACACGTCTCCCCCTCGGTTGTTCCATCGCTACAATATGCATAAGTACCGTATGCGGCATAGCTAGCGTCCGTTTTTTGGTCATTATGCCCAAATTGTATAATGACATAATCGCCAGCCTGAATTTGAGGCAAGATCTCTGGCCAACGCGTGGCTTCATAAAAGAAACTGCGCGAACTACGCCCGCCAAGCGCCCAGTTTTTAACGGTGACGTTTGAATTGAAGAATTGGGGCATCGCTTCACCCCATCCCATTTGCGGTCTACGGGCATCTGTATAGTGTGTCATCGTTGAGTCACCAAGCATGTGGATCGTGACGGCTTTTTGATTGCTCGGTTTACTGGCGCTCATGCTAGATTGCGAATTGGAATAACTCACTATCGAGGAATCCCCATTACCGCCCGCTGCGTAGGCATTAACGAAAACACTCAGAGCTAGCGCTCCAAATAAAGCAGGATACTTCATGTAATATTCTCTCCTTTTTTTAATTGTATTGTCATCAATGACCACACTGGCTACCGCTATTAACATTTTGCCAAAATAATTATGCTGATTCATGGTGGTCATTCATCAGTGTATTCATGCAGTCAGAGTACGCCGTAATATTTCACGATATAGTTTATTATTATGTGGCGAGCATCACTAAAAATAGATATTTCCTATTTTTCATGTTGTTGTAGACGTGTTTCAGTAGACTGCTATCCAATATTTCGTGTTTTACGGTATTCACCGTGCTACCGCTTGCGTGTGTAATGACTATTTTTGGTAGAAATGGAATATGACTTGGCAGTTGACCGACCATCACCTTTTTCATTTCCGCATTCCAATGAATGAGGTTGGCAATTCCATGTCAATCACTATTCATGAAGGCTATTTTTATTTTAAATAATCGTTTTTCGGCCTTAATAATAAAATGATTGTTATTATTAAGCGAAAATTTAATAATCGACTTCATAACTAAGAAAATAAAATGAATATCTCCTTCCGAATTCAAGCTGGAATACGCCTTGAGCGTTGTGGAAAAGGGTTACTCTGGCTCAGCCACTGCGTGCTAAACGGGCTCGCATATTTCTGCACCACAATAATGCCGTTTTTCATCGATCAACTTATCGTCCTCGAAACGTACGGGGACGATAAATCCTCTCGCGGCCTGAAAAAATCAGGCCTTTTTTACCTTTCCCGCACGTTTATGACGCAAACCAAGGCTCTATCGGATCAGGATAAGATATCCACGCCGCCAGACCTTCGGCCATTTCTTTGTCCGTCAACAGTGCGGCATCCAGACGAGTTCTCAACGCGTGCTCATCCATATCGATACCGATAAACACCAGTTCCTGCCGCGCATCGCCCACGCCATCCACCCAAATGGAACGAATATAATCAAGCGACTCACTATCTGTCGGCCACCTTTCTTTCGGCGCACTGACCCACCATGAACCAGCCAGCCCTTGACGCGCCACGCCTCCAGCCTGAGACCATGATCCAGCATATTCCGGGCGGCTCGCCAACCAGAAATAGCCTTTGGATCTGACAACCCCAGCGAGCGAACTCTCCATGACTTGCGCAAAGCGAGCAGGGTGAAAAGGCCGACGCGCGCGGAACACAAAACTGGCGATACCATATTCCTCAGTTTCAGGCGTATGTTCACCGCGTAGCTCTTTCAGCCATCCAGGAGCTTGTGCTGCTTTGTCGAAATCAAATAATCCCGTATTGAGTACCTCGTTCAACGGCACGGCCCCAAACTCGGCGTGAAGTATTCTCGCGCTCGGATTCAGTGAACGAATAATCGCAACCAGCTTCTGTTGTTGAGCCACATCAATAAGATCGATTTTGTTAAGGATGATCACATCGCAGAATTCGATCTGGTCGATCAACAGATCCACAACACTACGCTCATCCCCCTCTCCTAACGACTCTCCGCGTGAATGGATACTGTCCACCGAAGCATAATCGTTTAAGAAATTATACCCATCGACAACAGTCACCATGGTATCCAGACGAGCCACTTCAGAAAGGCTTTCGCCATCATCACCCGCAAAGGTGAATGTCTCCGCGACAGGAAGCGGCTCCGCGATGCCGGTTGATTCAATAACCAACTGATCAAAACGCCCCTCTTTCGCCAGCCGATTGACTTCGAGCAGGAGATCTTCACGCAGCGTGCAACAGATACAACCGTTGCTCATCTCCACCAGTTTTTCGTCCGTCCGTGACAGCTCAGCGCCGCCCTCCCTCACCAGGGCAGCATCAATATTCACTTCTGACATGTCATTAACGATCACCGCGACGCGTCGGCCATCACGATTATTCAGAATATGGTTAAGCAACGTGGTCTTCCCCGCGCCGAGAAAGCCGGATAGAACGGTTACGGGTAATCTTGCCTCTGATTTCTGTCTAGCTACAACGTCAGCCATATTTCACACTCTCTGATGATTCAAATTCAAGGTCGTTTACGTGTTTACGGTTCCACTTTGGAATGATTTATCACCACAAATGTTTCGTTTTTGAACACCCATAGCGATAATCTTTCCATGCATTTAATGATATGTTATAACATAACAACTCAACCATGAAAATCATTGAGGATTTTGCTTTGTCTAATAATATTAAGAAACTTGCACTGGCTCTGGGAGCCTTCTTCGTAACCTGTCAGGTTGCCGCGCACGGCGATCATTCGCATAGCCATTCTCATGGTCATACTCACGCTCATTCACATGGCGAACCTATGACCGAAATCGAAAAGAAAGCATCCAATGGCGTTTTCAATGACAGCGATGTGAAAGACAGAGCGCTTACCGACTGGGAAGGAATGTGGCAATCGGTCAACCCGATTATGCTATCGGGTGAGATGGACCCTGTTTTTAAAAAGAAGGATGAGCAGGATAAAAGCAAAACATTTGAACAAGTTAAAGATTATTACCGCAAAGGTTACGCCACTGATGTGTCAGAAATAAAAGTCGACAATGGCGTCATGACGTTCCACAAAGAGGGTGAAGTGGCCTCATGCCATTACGACTATTCTGGGTATAAGATACTGACCTATGTATCGGGTAAAAAAGGCGTTCGCTATCTGTTTGAATGTAAAGATGCTCAGTCAAAAGCACCTAAATACGTTCAGTTCAGCGATCACACCATTGCGCCGCGCAAATCCGCCCATTTCCATATTTTTATGGGAAATACGTCGCAAGCAGAGATCCTCAAAGAAATGGACAACTGGCCAACTTACTACCCATATCAGCTCACCAGCGATCAGGTTGTTGATGAGCTGCTGCATCATTAATAGCCGTTGAATTCCCGAACCGGAAGGCATCGCCCATTTTCAGGCTATGCCTTACCGATCTGCCTCCAGAATGAAGCGATTTTCCTGCCCTCCTTTTCTTTCTCCAACCAGACAGCAAGTTCCTAAATTAGAATGTTAAGATAGATGCAGCAAGCGTTTGCCGTATTCGGAAATGTATGCGGTTTGTTGTAAAAGCTAAGCCATTACTTAAGGAGCGAAAAATGGCACGTGGTTCAGCAAGTAAAAGTCATCACACCGTCTCGCCGCTGCTTTCGTCACACGAAATCACGCGTCTTCTTTTACACCCCGTATCGCAGTGTATTTCGGATGAATATCCCTGGGTAAGCAATGATGAAACGTTGATCGATAAACATTTTAAAGGCGTTTGTGCACAGGTTATGCGTCTGACCAATACCCAATCGAGAATCGAATGGAATCATTACGGTTCTGGTTATGCCTCTTTTGTCGACGCCTGGTTTTATAAGAACACGCCGGATTTTGACGTCAAACGTCCGCTTCGCTGTGGTGAAGAACACACCGGGTTAACCGTCTTACTGAGCCGCCTGTCGCCTTACTTCGTTTTTATGGAGAGTGAGAAAAATTGGCACGCGCGCGGAGGGTCTCAGGCGCTTCCAGAACTGGAAATGCTCGATAGGCTGGAGACGCCTGCCGTTATTGCATTGAGCCAGCAGGTTCAATCAGAACTGGAAAAGTGCGGGCTTATTCGCGCTTATAAGGTGCAGTTAACCGCACGACTACCTACTGGAACTCGCGTACCGACGGTACTCACGGATCGCGGTTTTACACAGTTCGATGCCTTGTTCCATTGGGAAGATTGAGTCATTAACGTAGCCAAAGCACGCACCAGCGTAAATTAACATCGCGCTATGTTGTCGATCGAATGAATGCTGTGCGTGCCGCATACAAAATGATTTCCGTATCAGTCTGACGTTATCTCAATCAGATTACCATCAGGGTCGCTGACGATCGCTTCGTAAAATCCGTCCCCCGTCATTCGCGGTTGGGCAACCAGAATGCCGCGTTCCGCCGCTTTGCTGGCTAATGCTTCGACATCCGCTTTGCTCCCGACCGAAATGGCGACGTGCGCCCAGCCGCAGCCTTCTTTATTGGTTAACGCTTCTGCCAGCACCGGCAGCGTCATCAGCTCAATAGATGCGCCTTCACTCAGTTGAACAAAATGTGATTCAAAACCGGGGCGATTCCGGCTCACATACTTTTCCCCCACCTGAGCGGAGAAGAATTCTTGCCAAAATGCCGCCTGCGCGGCCAGATCGGCTGTCCATAACGCCACGTGTGCTACTTTCATCATGATTCCTTATTAGCCGTTGTCTTTTGCTGGTTTTACAAACAAGCGGTTATGACCGCGTTCTATTCAGAATGGCTAACACCTGTTGGTGTAGCTCGGGGTTACCAGTCGCGACTACCGTGCCGCCCGCTTCCGCTCGTTGTCCGTTGAGATCGGTAATGATGCCGCCCGCCTGCTCAATAATCGGGATCAGCGCAATAATGTCGTAGGGCTGCAATGCAAATTCCACGCAGATATCAATCTGGCCTGCTGCCAGCATCGCCATCGCGTAACACTCACCGCCGTAGCGCGTCATGAGCGTGCTTTCTGCCAGATCTGCGAAACAAACCGCAGGGTGCATAGCCAGCGCTTCCGGCGCGGTAGTGTGAAGAATCGCCTGTTCGAGCGACACGCCTTTACGCGTGCTTAAGCGTGTTTCGCCCTGCCGATCGCTGCGCCAGGCCAGTGATCCATCGGCCCAAAAGCGCTCCCCGGTAAACGGCTGGCTCATCATCCCCATCACGGCACGCTCATGATGCAGCAGACCGATGAGCGTTCCCCACACGGGTAGCCCACATAGGAAAGGTCGGGTTCCATCGACGGGATCTAAAACCCAACGCACCGGACCTTCTCCGCTCAGGCCAAATTCTTCTCCCATAATCGCGTGCTCGGGGTAATGCCGCGTGATGTGCTCACGGATGACTCGCTCAGCCTCTCGGTCGGCTTCCGTGACCGGATCAAAGCGAAAGCCCTCTTTTGGCTTCGTATCGATTTGGTTTGCGGTAAGGGAACGA is a window of Pectobacterium punjabense DNA encoding:
- a CDS encoding rhamnogalacturonan acetylesterase, which encodes MNQHNYFGKMLIAVASVVIDDNTIKKRREYYMKYPALFGALALSVFVNAYAAGGNGDSSIVSYSNSQSSMSASKPSNQKAVTIHMLGDSTMTHYTDARRPQMGWGEAMPQFFNSNVTVKNWALGGRSSRSFFYEATRWPEILPQIQAGDYVIIQFGHNDQKTDASYAAYGTYAYCSDGTTEGETCAGSPDAIDPTVDKSEHSYYQFLKRYITAIKAKGAYPILMTPIVRKYFEGTTIKPEGRHNVGVKNGEIYERGNYPAAMKEVATKYHVPIVDLTTETKTIVEAYGDAAAKANLYIAADSTHPQILFANLIAKRAVEGMSRLGILKNYMVSVTSLIASPNPLAWGTRYTGVATIKAMTVSAFDLTPDLGTVTVQSPSTNFELSFDQTAWNSSLNIPYTNGSFTKTVYVRFTPSDAVDYNKVISFTLGSSTIGSLAVSGKGVLAGAGLDSYASWFSTGSSLAPTTDGTLTATDATVSNLRTTTTKVMAVDGQDTSVVRYVVDTWTSRDNTKYLQFMATPTGSLNANKISMHYATSGGSTVQADMEYSTDNIKWTRLNGSKPLSSAKDVMTYVEYDNLAVQVPSGKSLYIRIYPWNTAGTAGKSLALYGVKVTGKVSR
- the zigA gene encoding zinc metallochaperone GTPase ZigA, translated to MADVVARQKSEARLPVTVLSGFLGAGKTTLLNHILNNRDGRRVAVIVNDMSEVNIDAALVREGGAELSRTDEKLVEMSNGCICCTLREDLLLEVNRLAKEGRFDQLVIESTGIAEPLPVAETFTFAGDDGESLSEVARLDTMVTVVDGYNFLNDYASVDSIHSRGESLGEGDERSVVDLLIDQIEFCDVIILNKIDLIDVAQQQKLVAIIRSLNPSARILHAEFGAVPLNEVLNTGLFDFDKAAQAPGWLKELRGEHTPETEEYGIASFVFRARRPFHPARFAQVMESSLAGVVRSKGYFWLASRPEYAGSWSQAGGVARQGLAGSWWVSAPKERWPTDSESLDYIRSIWVDGVGDARQELVFIGIDMDEHALRTRLDAALLTDKEMAEGLAAWISYPDPIEPWFAS
- the zinT gene encoding metal-binding protein ZinT encodes the protein MKIIEDFALSNNIKKLALALGAFFVTCQVAAHGDHSHSHSHGHTHAHSHGEPMTEIEKKASNGVFNDSDVKDRALTDWEGMWQSVNPIMLSGEMDPVFKKKDEQDKSKTFEQVKDYYRKGYATDVSEIKVDNGVMTFHKEGEVASCHYDYSGYKILTYVSGKKGVRYLFECKDAQSKAPKYVQFSDHTIAPRKSAHFHIFMGNTSQAEILKEMDNWPTYYPYQLTSDQVVDELLHH
- a CDS encoding VOC family protein, producing the protein MKVAHVALWTADLAAQAAFWQEFFSAQVGEKYVSRNRPGFESHFVQLSEGASIELMTLPVLAEALTNKEGCGWAHVAISVGSKADVEALASKAAERGILVAQPRMTGDGFYEAIVSDPDGNLIEITSD
- the hisN gene encoding histidinol-phosphatase, with the protein product MSQSLPDIAFFHELATLASQETLPRFRSLTANQIDTKPKEGFRFDPVTEADREAERVIREHITRHYPEHAIMGEEFGLSGEGPVRWVLDPVDGTRPFLCGLPVWGTLIGLLHHERAVMGMMSQPFTGERFWADGSLAWRSDRQGETRLSTRKGVSLEQAILHTTAPEALAMHPAVCFADLAESTLMTRYGGECYAMAMLAAGQIDICVEFALQPYDIIALIPIIEQAGGIITDLNGQRAEAGGTVVATGNPELHQQVLAILNRTRS